The following are encoded together in the Acinetobacter radioresistens DSM 6976 = NBRC 102413 = CIP 103788 genome:
- a CDS encoding heavy metal sensor histidine kinase, with protein MSIFRHSLAVRLSLLFIGIACAVFLAIGLLAYNGMDQVLKRQQDEALRARVERLELLIQNSSDLNSLIQRPKLYENMLGNQDNLLILENQNGTALIYINPLQIHIPILPKAEQTWLIDNKKQQATTRLAWKTINYQGQQYLLIAGKQFDEREQVLYSFALKLVGYIGLGILTVCILSALVSYYGLAPLRDLSEQTRLINIQKLNQRVSETSQSDEIRLLSTAMNSMLERIEQGYQQLSRFSEDMAHEFRTPLNNLIGQTQILLSQNREKADYQDLLFSHLEEYERLKRMVENMLFLARADHSQNSLSIIEVNLKSSLNELLAYFELIAEEKNLQINSRLKITFIHADYLLFQRAVSNLLNNAIEYSTENGHISIIAERITLAGKIYNAIHVLTYDVYIAEQHLPHLFERFYQCDPARHQQGRSGGLGLAIVQSIMSIHEGITEVKNMPEGVRFSLYFPEHLASNSVNRK; from the coding sequence ATGAGTATATTCCGGCATTCGCTTGCAGTTCGGCTGAGCTTATTATTTATCGGTATTGCCTGTGCAGTGTTTTTAGCGATAGGTCTACTGGCTTACAATGGTATGGATCAGGTATTAAAGCGCCAGCAGGATGAAGCATTGCGAGCCAGGGTAGAGCGGCTGGAACTCCTGATTCAAAATTCTAGCGATTTAAATAGCCTGATTCAGCGGCCCAAACTTTATGAAAATATGCTTGGAAATCAGGATAATCTGCTTATATTAGAAAATCAGAACGGAACTGCTCTGATTTATATTAATCCCTTACAGATTCATATACCCATTTTGCCTAAAGCCGAACAAACCTGGCTCATTGATAATAAGAAACAGCAGGCCACTACAAGGTTGGCATGGAAAACAATCAATTATCAGGGACAGCAGTATTTGCTGATTGCAGGTAAGCAGTTCGATGAGCGAGAGCAGGTCCTCTATAGCTTTGCCTTAAAGCTTGTAGGTTACATTGGGCTAGGAATCTTGACGGTATGTATATTGAGTGCTTTAGTCAGTTATTATGGCCTTGCACCACTAAGAGATTTAAGTGAGCAGACCCGGTTAATCAATATTCAAAAGCTGAACCAGCGTGTCAGCGAAACCAGTCAAAGTGACGAAATCAGACTACTCTCTACCGCCATGAACAGTATGCTGGAGCGGATTGAGCAAGGTTATCAGCAACTGAGCCGCTTTTCTGAAGATATGGCACATGAGTTTCGGACGCCTTTAAATAATCTGATTGGACAGACGCAGATTCTGCTTAGTCAAAATCGTGAAAAGGCCGATTATCAGGATTTGTTATTTTCCCATTTGGAAGAATATGAACGTCTGAAAAGGATGGTTGAAAATATGCTATTTCTGGCACGTGCTGATCATTCTCAAAATAGCCTAAGTATTATAGAGGTTAATCTAAAAAGTAGTCTGAATGAACTGTTGGCATATTTCGAATTAATTGCTGAAGAAAAAAATCTGCAGATTAACAGCCGCCTCAAGATTACATTTATCCATGCTGACTATTTATTGTTTCAAAGAGCAGTTTCCAACCTTTTAAACAATGCGATTGAATATAGTACAGAGAATGGCCATATTTCTATAATAGCTGAACGGATAACGCTGGCAGGTAAAATATATAATGCAATTCATGTTTTGACATATGATGTATATATTGCTGAACAACATTTGCCACATTTGTTTGAACGCTTTTATCAATGTGATCCGGCCAGACACCAGCAAGGACGTTCTGGAGGTTTAGGGCTTGCAATTGTTCAGTCAATTATGAGTATTCATGAAGGGATAACAGAAGTTAAAAATATGCCAGAAGGGGTCCGGTTTAGTCTGTATTTTCCTGAACATTTAGCTAGCAATTCAGTAAACAGAAAATAA
- a CDS encoding SIR2 family NAD-dependent protein deacylase, with amino-acid sequence MKKLVVFSGAGMSAESGINTFRDSNGLWEQYRIEEVATPEAWSKNPELVQRFYNERRKNILDAEPNAAHQAIASLEDNFNVEVITQNIDDLHERAGSKRVLHLHGNIRLAKTSGPDAQYTEEFYPVDGWELDLQQHKCRQGYSLRPHVVWFGETVPAYEQAIKLARQADIFIVIGSTLSVYPVAALVNEIPAHCEAYYIDPKADHVQLPEQYQLLSMTATEGMRYLTEKLKRL; translated from the coding sequence ATGAAGAAACTGGTTGTTTTTTCTGGTGCAGGCATGAGTGCAGAAAGTGGAATTAATACCTTTCGCGACAGCAATGGACTTTGGGAGCAATACCGTATTGAGGAAGTCGCTACGCCTGAAGCCTGGTCCAAAAATCCTGAACTGGTACAACGATTTTATAATGAACGGCGTAAAAATATTCTTGATGCCGAGCCGAATGCTGCACATCAGGCTATTGCCAGTTTAGAAGATAATTTTAATGTCGAGGTGATTACCCAGAACATTGATGATCTGCACGAGCGCGCAGGAAGTAAGCGGGTATTACATTTACACGGGAATATTCGCCTAGCAAAGACATCAGGCCCGGACGCGCAATATACTGAAGAGTTTTATCCGGTTGACGGCTGGGAGCTTGACCTCCAGCAACATAAATGTCGGCAAGGTTATTCTTTGCGGCCCCATGTGGTCTGGTTTGGTGAAACTGTGCCTGCTTATGAACAGGCCATTAAACTTGCAAGACAGGCTGATATTTTTATTGTGATAGGTTCAACACTGTCAGTATATCCTGTTGCAGCTCTGGTTAATGAGATTCCTGCTCATTGTGAGGCTTACTATATTGACCCAAAAGCCGATCATGTGCAGCTCCCTGAACAGTACCAGTTACTTTCCATGACTGCCACGGAAGGAATGCGGTATTTAACAGAAAAATTAAAACGGTTATAA
- the uraH gene encoding hydroxyisourate hydrolase, whose amino-acid sequence MKKLIIAGLSLCAAQFSFAAANPLSVHVLNLETGLPSSNVEVTLEEQIKGKWVQISQSKTNENGRITALYPENKNFHQGLYKVTFKTGDWFKTQKQDTFFPEIPVIFEVKGTVPHYHIPLLLSPYGYSTYRGN is encoded by the coding sequence ATGAAAAAACTCATTATTGCCGGTTTAAGTCTATGTGCAGCCCAATTCAGTTTTGCTGCAGCTAATCCGCTCAGTGTGCATGTACTTAACCTAGAAACAGGCTTGCCTTCATCTAATGTTGAGGTCACGCTTGAAGAACAGATTAAAGGAAAATGGGTTCAAATCAGCCAGTCTAAAACCAATGAAAATGGCCGTATTACTGCACTTTATCCGGAAAACAAGAATTTTCATCAGGGGCTTTATAAAGTTACCTTTAAAACAGGTGACTGGTTTAAAACACAGAAACAGGATACTTTTTTTCCCGAAATTCCGGTCATTTTTGAAGTGAAGGGCACTGTACCCCACTATCATATTCCACTCCTACTCAGCCCTTATGGATATTCTACTTATCGTGGAAACTAA
- a CDS encoding aromatic acid/H+ symport family MFS transporter, whose product MNKSQINIHDLIDYAKFTPFHWKVLILCLIIIIFDGYDLVIYGVALPLLMQQWSLSAVQAGLLASAALFGMMFGAMIFGTLSDKLGRKKTILICVSLFSGFTFIGAFASGPVEFAILRFIAGLGIGGVMPNVVALMTEYAPKKIRSTLVAIMFSGYAIGGMVSALLGAWLVKDHGWQIMFYIAGIPLLFLPLLWKLLPESLAFLIKSQDEQQAKNIVQKLSPQLAVGSETELYLNENIDHQGAPVRALFQRGRTFSTFMFWIAFFMCLLMVYALGSWLPKLMLQAGYSLGASMLFLFALNIGGMVGAIGGGVLADRFHLKPVITTMFILGALALILLGFNSPQFVLYSLIAIAGAATIGSQILLYTFVAQFYPTAVRSTGLGWASGIGRIGAIVGPVLTGALLTLVLPHQMNFLAIAIPGIIAALAIFLVNLKVSVTASPAPPLNTTTSLNT is encoded by the coding sequence ATGAATAAAAGTCAGATCAATATTCATGATCTTATAGACTATGCGAAATTTACGCCTTTTCATTGGAAGGTATTAATTTTATGCCTGATCATTATTATTTTTGATGGTTATGACTTGGTTATTTATGGGGTCGCACTACCGCTATTAATGCAGCAATGGTCATTATCGGCAGTGCAAGCAGGCTTACTGGCCAGTGCAGCATTATTTGGAATGATGTTTGGCGCCATGATTTTTGGCACGCTATCTGACAAACTGGGCCGCAAGAAAACTATTTTAATCTGTGTTTCACTGTTTAGTGGTTTTACTTTTATAGGCGCTTTTGCCAGTGGTCCTGTCGAATTTGCAATATTACGCTTTATTGCCGGGCTAGGTATCGGAGGGGTTATGCCAAATGTTGTAGCCCTTATGACAGAATATGCACCAAAGAAAATTCGCAGTACTTTAGTCGCAATCATGTTTAGTGGCTATGCCATTGGCGGTATGGTATCTGCCTTACTTGGTGCCTGGTTAGTCAAAGATCATGGTTGGCAGATTATGTTTTACATAGCGGGTATTCCTTTACTGTTTTTACCTTTACTCTGGAAACTTCTGCCTGAATCTCTTGCATTCCTGATCAAGTCCCAAGACGAGCAACAAGCTAAAAATATTGTTCAGAAATTATCTCCTCAGCTAGCTGTAGGGTCTGAGACTGAACTTTATTTAAATGAAAACATTGATCATCAGGGTGCACCTGTTCGTGCCTTATTTCAGCGTGGACGTACTTTCAGTACATTCATGTTCTGGATAGCCTTTTTCATGTGTCTATTGATGGTCTACGCTTTAGGAAGCTGGCTACCAAAACTGATGTTGCAAGCAGGCTATTCACTAGGTGCCAGCATGCTGTTTCTGTTTGCCTTAAATATTGGGGGAATGGTAGGAGCAATTGGTGGTGGAGTACTGGCAGACAGATTCCATCTGAAACCTGTCATTACTACCATGTTTATATTAGGTGCTCTTGCCCTGATCTTACTAGGTTTCAACAGCCCGCAATTTGTGCTGTATAGCTTGATCGCGATTGCTGGCGCAGCAACCATCGGATCGCAAATTCTACTTTATACTTTTGTCGCACAGTTTTATCCAACAGCTGTACGTTCAACCGGTTTGGGATGGGCATCCGGTATAGGCAGGATTGGTGCAATTGTTGGACCTGTATTAACAGGTGCCTTACTTACACTGGTGTTACCACATCAGATGAACTTTTTAGCGATTGCTATTCCCGGTATTATTGCTGCCCTAGCAATTTTTCTGGTCAATTTAAAAGTATCTGTAACTGCTAGCCCTGCTCCACCTTTAAATACAACGACCTCATTAAATACTTAA
- a CDS encoding heavy metal response regulator transcription factor, with translation MNILIIEDEQKIARYLAKGLTESGYRTWLAHDGREGLMLFEQHAIDLVILDVMLPELDGWQVIQTLRQFSEVPVLFLTARDSVLDRVKGLELGADDYLVKPFSYIELLARVKTLLRRSSTKVVEQLQVENLKIDLLEHKVYRDRDLIELTNKEYALLRFLAEHQGEIMTRTQIASQVWNINFDTDTNVVDVAVRRLRAKIDDAYQPKLIHTIRGMGYKLDTNT, from the coding sequence ATGAATATCTTGATTATTGAAGATGAACAGAAAATAGCGCGCTATCTGGCCAAGGGTCTGACTGAGTCAGGTTACCGAACATGGCTTGCACATGACGGACGGGAAGGTCTTATGCTATTTGAACAGCATGCAATTGACTTGGTTATCCTAGATGTGATGTTACCAGAGCTTGATGGCTGGCAGGTGATTCAGACCTTGCGCCAGTTTTCGGAAGTTCCGGTATTATTCCTGACCGCCCGTGACAGTGTTTTAGACCGGGTCAAAGGTCTGGAACTGGGTGCTGACGACTATCTGGTAAAACCTTTTTCCTATATTGAGTTACTGGCAAGAGTTAAAACCTTGTTACGGCGTTCATCTACTAAAGTAGTCGAACAGTTGCAGGTCGAGAATCTGAAAATCGACTTGCTCGAACACAAGGTTTACCGTGACCGGGACCTTATTGAATTAACCAACAAAGAATATGCTTTACTCAGATTTCTGGCTGAGCATCAGGGCGAAATCATGACACGTACCCAAATTGCCTCCCAAGTCTGGAATATCAATTTTGATACTGACACCAATGTGGTTGATGTAGCAGTACGTCGCCTGCGTGCTAAGATTGATGATGCTTATCAGCCTAAACTGATTCATACCATACGTGGTATGGGCTATAAACTTGATACAAACACATGA
- a CDS encoding alpha/beta fold hydrolase produces MQLHHHIQTASEATTQTPVVLLHGLFGSYSNLNMLARGIKDRDIFQLDLRNHGQSGHSAEHNYELMAQDVIETLEPFKLEKVILIGHSMGGKVVMKIAALRPEWVEKLIVLDISPVHSNHGEHEQIFKALKAVEASDVQTRPEAMTIMREYLQEEMVIQFLMKSFKAGHWLFNVDALANNYPNILAWETIEPSSIPTLFIKGSKSPYISKEKHFQAIHQQFPFARIEEVEAGHWLHAEKTEQVMALILNMLYT; encoded by the coding sequence GTGCAATTACATCATCATATACAAACTGCTTCTGAGGCCACTACACAAACTCCAGTTGTATTGTTGCATGGTTTATTTGGTAGTTACAGTAATTTGAATATGCTGGCACGGGGTATAAAAGACCGTGATATTTTTCAGCTGGATTTGAGGAATCATGGACAGTCTGGGCATTCGGCCGAACATAATTACGAACTGATGGCACAAGATGTAATCGAAACTTTAGAACCCTTTAAACTGGAGAAAGTCATTCTGATCGGGCACTCTATGGGCGGAAAAGTTGTGATGAAAATTGCGGCTTTAAGACCGGAGTGGGTAGAAAAGTTGATCGTACTGGATATTTCACCTGTGCATAGTAATCATGGTGAACATGAGCAGATTTTTAAGGCATTAAAAGCAGTAGAAGCCAGTGATGTACAAACCCGACCTGAAGCAATGACAATTATGCGTGAATACCTTCAGGAAGAAATGGTTATACAGTTCCTGATGAAATCCTTTAAGGCTGGGCACTGGCTGTTTAATGTCGATGCTCTGGCGAACAATTACCCGAATATTCTGGCATGGGAAACTATTGAGCCCTCATCCATTCCAACCTTATTCATCAAAGGTAGCAAGTCACCTTATATTTCCAAAGAAAAACATTTTCAGGCAATTCACCAGCAGTTTCCATTTGCACGGATTGAAGAGGTTGAGGCAGGCCACTGGTTACATGCAGAGAAAACAGAACAGGTTATGGCACTCATCTTAAATATGCTGTATACCTGA
- a CDS encoding MFS transporter, with protein sequence MSEVIYTKEEKRKRVLGIVGASSGNLVEWFDFYIYAVFAMYFQHALTAPDMTSTAQGIYVWGVFAASFFMRPIGSWLFGRIADTRGRKQSMVISISLMAISSFLFALLPTYEQVGMAAPFLLLLVRLLQGLSVGGEYGAVATYMSEIALKGQRGFYASFQYVTLSGGQLLASLLGVILLAFMSEQQLMDSGWRIPFVIGGITAIISLLARSRLEETLSHEDSERKESGSLRALFQKHWKTFLLVVGYTSAGSLTFYVITVYSKTYLTNIGIDGKTVGFMMTCALFVFMLAQPIFGMISDRIGRRASMLLFSATSAIFIYPVMVVGMRHFSYSPVIVTLLLIFLMMLLSFYTSISGLVKAEMFPTHVRALGVGFSYAVGNALFGGSAPAVALKFKEAGFENTFFVYVIVMLVICFLCSFALPKEPEYLHHDH encoded by the coding sequence ATGAGTGAAGTCATATATACGAAAGAAGAAAAACGGAAACGGGTCTTGGGAATTGTCGGGGCTTCCTCCGGTAACCTGGTGGAATGGTTCGATTTTTATATTTATGCTGTTTTTGCCATGTATTTCCAGCATGCACTTACTGCACCAGATATGACTTCTACCGCACAGGGTATTTATGTCTGGGGAGTATTTGCGGCAAGTTTCTTTATGCGTCCAATCGGTAGCTGGCTTTTTGGCCGTATTGCTGATACCCGGGGCCGTAAACAGTCGATGGTTATTTCTATCAGTTTGATGGCTATAAGTTCTTTCCTTTTCGCCTTACTGCCTACATATGAACAGGTAGGTATGGCAGCTCCATTTTTATTATTACTGGTTCGACTGTTACAAGGTTTATCGGTTGGGGGCGAGTACGGAGCGGTTGCAACCTATATGAGCGAGATTGCATTAAAAGGCCAGCGTGGTTTTTATGCTTCTTTTCAGTATGTCACCCTCTCCGGCGGTCAACTTCTAGCGAGTCTGCTAGGTGTGATCCTGCTTGCTTTTATGAGTGAACAACAGTTAATGGACAGCGGCTGGCGTATTCCGTTCGTCATCGGGGGTATTACCGCCATTATTTCTTTGCTGGCCCGTAGCCGTCTTGAAGAAACTCTGTCACATGAAGACAGTGAGCGTAAAGAGTCTGGTAGCCTGCGTGCATTATTTCAGAAACACTGGAAAACCTTTTTACTGGTGGTTGGCTATACCTCGGCAGGTTCATTAACTTTCTATGTTATTACTGTTTATTCAAAAACCTACCTAACCAATATCGGTATTGATGGCAAGACTGTCGGTTTTATGATGACCTGTGCCCTATTTGTATTTATGCTGGCGCAGCCGATATTCGGTATGATTTCCGACCGGATTGGACGACGGGCATCTATGCTGCTGTTTAGTGCCACCAGTGCTATCTTTATCTATCCAGTAATGGTTGTCGGGATGCGACACTTCAGCTATTCACCTGTAATCGTAACGCTCCTGCTTATTTTCCTGATGATGTTGCTGAGTTTCTATACGTCTATTAGTGGCCTGGTTAAAGCAGAAATGTTCCCGACCCATGTTCGTGCACTTGGTGTCGGTTTCTCTTATGCAGTAGGTAATGCATTATTTGGAGGCTCGGCTCCTGCCGTTGCTTTAAAATTTAAAGAAGCAGGGTTTGAAAATACTTTCTTCGTTTATGTTATTGTCATGCTTGTTATCTGTTTCCTGTGTAGTTTTGCACTACCAAAAGAACCAGAATATCTTCATCATGACCACTAA
- a CDS encoding GlcG/HbpS family heme-binding protein — translation MLKPSYWPVLTASFILASGFITTLSAKTPEPIQQYNLSLKLAEHLADHTITACHAQQKNIAVAVLDRGGNILVLKRHESVGPHNTLAAQRKAYTALSTKTRTSVLNRNAQNNPEASNLNTLNELLLLGGGIPVTYKNEVIGAVGVAGGGGAAQDEACAEQGVQKSLSQE, via the coding sequence ATGTTAAAGCCATCTTACTGGCCTGTTCTGACGGCAAGCTTTATTTTAGCTTCAGGTTTTATCACGACATTGTCTGCGAAAACACCTGAACCAATACAGCAATATAATTTAAGTCTAAAGCTTGCTGAACATTTAGCTGATCATACCATTACTGCCTGTCATGCCCAGCAAAAGAATATTGCAGTCGCGGTACTGGACCGGGGTGGCAATATACTGGTACTCAAACGTCACGAAAGTGTTGGTCCACATAATACCCTTGCGGCACAGCGTAAGGCTTATACTGCACTGTCTACCAAAACACGGACTTCTGTCCTGAACCGTAATGCTCAAAATAACCCTGAAGCCAGTAATTTGAACACCCTAAATGAACTGTTGCTACTCGGTGGCGGTATTCCAGTAACCTATAAAAATGAAGTGATTGGTGCAGTAGGAGTCGCAGGTGGAGGTGGTGCAGCACAAGATGAAGCATGCGCCGAACAGGGTGTCCAAAAAAGTTTATCACAGGAGTAA
- the pcaD gene encoding 3-oxoadipate enol-lactonase, whose amino-acid sequence MPTFTLNDIALHYQTFGDTDKPALIFSNSLGTNLSMWQQQLDYFQAHFFVICYDTRGHGSSSAPPGPYTLEQLGLDVIHLLDHLKIQTASFCGISMGGLTGQWLAIHYPERFNHVVVCNTAAKIGQEQAWLERASLVREQGLKPIAATAASRWFTEPFIQSQTAIVKHLSNDLAAGSSEGYASCCEALAKADLRDQLKEIKVPVLIIAGTADPVTTVEDAEFMLERIPNAQLAKINASHISNIEQPEIFKQIISDFIR is encoded by the coding sequence ATGCCAACATTTACTTTAAATGATATTGCCCTGCACTATCAGACTTTTGGCGATACAGACAAGCCGGCACTGATTTTTTCCAACTCGCTTGGAACTAATTTGAGTATGTGGCAGCAGCAACTAGATTACTTCCAAGCTCACTTTTTTGTCATATGCTATGACACACGCGGCCACGGCAGCTCCTCTGCACCTCCAGGTCCTTATACGCTTGAACAATTAGGTCTGGATGTTATTCACCTGCTTGACCACCTTAAAATACAGACCGCCAGCTTTTGTGGAATTTCTATGGGCGGCCTGACAGGACAATGGCTTGCGATCCATTATCCTGAACGCTTTAATCACGTTGTAGTCTGCAATACAGCAGCAAAAATTGGACAGGAACAGGCTTGGCTGGAACGCGCCAGTTTGGTCCGTGAACAGGGCTTAAAGCCTATTGCTGCAACTGCTGCTTCACGCTGGTTTACCGAACCCTTTATCCAGAGCCAAACAGCAATTGTAAAGCATTTGAGTAACGACCTAGCAGCTGGCAGCTCCGAAGGTTATGCAAGCTGTTGTGAGGCTCTGGCTAAAGCGGATTTACGTGATCAGCTTAAAGAGATTAAAGTGCCAGTATTAATTATTGCAGGTACAGCAGATCCGGTCACTACCGTAGAAGACGCTGAATTTATGCTTGAGCGTATTCCAAATGCTCAACTTGCCAAAATAAATGCTTCTCATATTTCAAATATTGAACAGCCTGAAATATTTAAACAGATAATCTCAGATTTTATAAGATAA
- a CDS encoding catalase family protein, which yields MPERYVRYYPGVEQKQPDEDRLIQEIVEQMAETNCKVFDKHRHAVRDAHAKSHGFLKGILKVPENLPEHLRQGLFAHPGHYDVMVRLSAAPGDLRSDKIPAPHGFALKILNVPGHRLLPDDPSDGHNQDFLMVNIPVLAFGTVRKYKQMLPFITQGEQAPESMMRGMRSVLRGVNQLVESAGVPAPATLQGLARSQNHILGETYHTMAALRYGDYITKISVAPESDSVKTLTGQQMQIESESTIRDLVRDFFKHNTADYVIRAQLCTDLERMPVEDAAVLWREEESPHQNIGILHFPQQDTFGPARRVYSDDVLSFNPWHGIREHQPLGSIMRVRIQAYEHSSSFRHRMNVQPRAEPRNIDEMPD from the coding sequence ATGCCGGAACGCTATGTGCGCTACTATCCCGGAGTAGAACAAAAACAGCCAGATGAGGACCGTCTGATTCAGGAAATTGTCGAGCAGATGGCTGAAACAAACTGTAAAGTCTTTGATAAACACCGTCATGCTGTCCGTGATGCTCATGCAAAATCACATGGATTCTTAAAAGGAATTTTGAAGGTTCCTGAAAATTTGCCTGAACATTTGCGCCAAGGCCTGTTCGCTCACCCTGGCCATTATGATGTTATGGTGCGTCTTTCTGCTGCCCCGGGAGATTTGCGTAGCGATAAGATTCCGGCACCTCATGGCTTTGCTCTTAAAATTTTAAATGTTCCCGGACACCGGTTACTTCCTGATGATCCCAGTGATGGTCATAATCAGGATTTTTTAATGGTCAATATACCGGTACTGGCTTTCGGGACAGTACGAAAATACAAACAGATGCTGCCTTTCATTACCCAAGGCGAGCAGGCACCTGAGAGTATGATGCGCGGTATGCGTTCAGTATTACGTGGCGTTAATCAGTTAGTAGAATCTGCAGGAGTTCCCGCGCCTGCAACTTTGCAAGGTCTGGCTCGCAGCCAGAACCACATATTAGGTGAGACCTATCATACAATGGCTGCGTTACGCTATGGCGATTATATTACTAAGATTAGTGTTGCCCCTGAGTCCGATTCAGTAAAAACACTTACAGGACAACAGATGCAGATTGAATCCGAGTCCACCATCCGTGATCTGGTCAGGGATTTTTTTAAACATAATACTGCTGATTACGTAATACGTGCGCAACTTTGTACTGATCTTGAACGGATGCCAGTTGAGGATGCAGCAGTTTTATGGCGTGAAGAAGAATCTCCACATCAGAATATTGGTATTCTGCATTTTCCCCAGCAGGATACTTTTGGTCCGGCCCGACGGGTGTATTCAGATGATGTCCTTTCTTTTAATCCTTGGCATGGAATTCGTGAACATCAGCCATTAGGGTCGATTATGCGGGTACGAATTCAGGCTTATGAACATTCCTCATCATTTCGCCATCGCATGAATGTACAGCCCCGAGCTGAACCACGAAATATTGATGAGATGCCTGACTGA